TTGATGGGGTCGTCGCGGCTGGCGTACAGCATCGCCGCCTCGCGAAGCCCCGAGATTGTGAAGAGAGGCGCCGCcatgctctcctcctcctcctcttcctcttccgccgcctctctctcctccggaCGGATAATGATTTGTGGCGGTCACGGCGACCCATCTCGTGTGGACTTTATACAGACGAGGTGAGGGAGGGGATTTCTTCCGGAAGTTTCGATCTGACAAAGCGGAGATGGCGCGGGAATATTTGGCCGAAAATTTGAAGGCGGGCGCGCTTGCGAAAAAacgaaaaaggaaaagggaaatgaGCGCGCTCGAGCAACGAAAATCGAAAAAtgaaaggaataagtccactctGAGTCATTTAAAAATAGGtcgaatctaatccatgacaaaaactataaaaccggatatctcgaccctcgAACTATTTAAACTGGTGTAATTTAACTGTCTTGTGGTTTTGGAAGACAGTTTTGTTGATTTGGCACTGACGTGGCAAGGTTGAGGGGTTGATGTGGCGCTTAGTTGGTATTTGAATTAAAAACGTATACGTGGaacccgtttgtcattcacacataaaaaattcagtaccaCTGAGTTCGACACACTTCAAcaatatgccactgactttgtcgatATCCATAATATACTATCGCCTTTTACTTAAcctctacgatttaccatcaccGTCTATAGCCTGTTAGTTTGCATTGGAGAAAAGACAAGTGTGCCCTTACTGAAGATTGGCAGCACTGAGACCATGTCGTGCAAGGTACCGAGAGTTATAATAACTGTTTATTTATGCAATATGATTATAAATAATTACGAGCACATATTTTAAGTATTTTAATTATGAGCAAATATCTCCAAGGCTACAGGAGGGGGCGGAGTTTTGTTTTGCCGAGGACTGTTGAGGAGCGGTTGAGGATTGCACTAATCACAGATGCAGCTCTCCAGCAGGGCCAGGGCCACCGTGTCCCCTTGCATGCGATGGcagcgctgacgacggcggtggcaccCGCCACCAGCAACAGCTCTCCAACAGGGGCGTCGTGTCCCTTTGTTTGCAACggcagcaccagcagcagccCTCCAATAGGGGCGCCGTCTCCCATCAGATGTGACCACGGCGTTGACGACAGTGGTCGGACCGCCGCTGTGGATGGCACGCGGTTGGGCCAGCGCTACGGATGGTGATGCTGGTGACGAAGGTCGTGCCGGCGCTGGGGACGAAGGTCGTACGTGCTGGCGCTAGGGATGGCGGTGCTGGGGACAGCGAGCGGGCCGACGCTAGAGATGGCAACGCTGGCGAGGACATGTGAGCGGCGGTGGGCAGAGATGCGGCGTGGCGCCATGACGGCACTGGGAAGGGTGGCAATCCGGCGTTGGGAGATGCGATGCTAGGAAGAAAGGGGCCCTGGGCCATGCGAATTAGATGATTCAAAGGGTATTTCGGTCAttactaaaaaaattaacagtGCAAACAGCATGTAGCttgacggcgatggtaaatcgtaaaGGTTAAGGAAAAGGCGATGGCATATTATGGATatcgacaaagtcagtggcatattgTTGAAGTGTGTCGAACTCAGTGGTACTGAGCAGATTCTCTCAAAAAATTATGGGGCTTACTAACATGTGGCaccacatgtcattctctctctttcttcttcctcccctcttcctcccttccctctttctctccccttttctccctttcgaccggtcgccgccgcacgggcTGGAGCGATGACGGGCGGGggccagagcggcggcggccggcgggagctGAGATCAGCAATGGAAACGATGGCGTGGGCGGCACCGGGGAGCATGGGGAAGGTGAGGACGCTGAGGAGGAACCAGTTGAGGCTGAGCGGCGCGAcggcgtcggaggaggaggaggaggccggcctaCCGCcctggagcgcggcggcggactcgcGGAGGAAGAAGCGCGCGACGCTACACATGGACATATCCACTGTGGCGAACATCTCCGCCAGCAACGGCAAGCACAACGCGTCCGCCGCCCACACCACCGCCCCCACTGCCGTCGCCATGCCCAGGCTGACCATGCTCCACCGCCTTGCCCCGACGCATATGCACGGACGTCTCGAAATCCTCCTCCTTCGTGGTCACCTCcgtcgtgccgccgccaccgccctcctcctcctgagCGGCGGCAGCTTCGTCTGCTTCGTCTCTCagtccttcctcttcctcatgTTCGATGGGCGCGTGGACGCCGccgagcgccgtcgccggcggcttcTTGTCCCACATGGACTTGCCCCTGTGCTCCAGCCCGTGCGGCGGTGGCTGGTCGAAGGGGAGAGAATGGGTGAGAAAGATAGGAGGgtggaagaggggaggaagaagaagagaaagaggatGATATGTGGGGCACATATGTCAGTGGGCCCTATAATTTTttatgtgtgtgaatgacaaacgggtcccacaTATACGTTTTTAATTTAAATACCAACTAAACACCACGTCAATCCCACAAAGTAGGTCAACcctgccacatcagcaaaattGCCATCTAAAACcatcaagggagtcaaattgcaccgatttcaatagttcgggagtcgagatatccggttttgcggtttaaggtcatggattagattcgggttagtaagtcaaagtggacttattccaaaaaaaaaaaaagaaagaaagaaggtaAAGGGCGTGCTCGAGCAGACCATGCCGGGCTGGCCAGCCCGTTGCTGGTGCGGCCCAAAAACAGCACGGCCTACTGCAGTACTGCTAACCGGATTGTGTCTTGTCTCGGTCGTCTACAAAGTGAATAAGTCTACTTCACATTCTTCATCTCGTACCTGATCGAATCGACTGGCTTACCACAAAACCGTATAACACATCCTTCTCTTTCCCCGCCCATTCATTCTCTCACCATCTCTCTCATCCGGATGGGTAATGATCTTGAGAGTGACATGCTAAAGAAGATTAATTAAGAAGATACCATTGAAGATTTTATTTCGAAATACACTATAATAATGTTTTAGTGCGATGCTTTCCAGGTGAAGATTAGAAAAATATTCTTCTTCCGTTCTATTTTATGTTGCTATGAGTATAAAAATATACCATGAGTAAAAAATACAATTGTTTTATTTTATGATTTACTTTctccatccatcctaaaataagttcaCCTAATATATGATGTGACATTCCCTAAATCTACAAGTTTAAACagataaatttttcagattcaTAATACTATAATATGTTACATTCTATACTAGATACATTTATATATTAGGACGAATGGAGTAAGTTTCATACTTGTTTTTTTCATATGACCTCCAAAATTCACGGGATGTCGCTTCTCCTATCTaccactccctccatcctaaaatactctctctgtcccagaatataagaaccTAGAATCGAATGAGACATTTCCTATACTATAAACCTAAGATCGGATGTGTATATGTCACTTTAAAATCTtatatattataggacggatggagtaggaaCTATAGCCTTTTTCGTGTGTGCGGTACTCGTGGTTTAGAAAACCATACGGTTACCATGGTTATCACGTGCGGTACCCTTCTCATTTTTAAAACTATAGTATATCTCGTGATAATCACACGGTTTTTATAATAACCAGGTAACCTTTTGGGTTTTGGGGAACCCTGGCGGTAGTGCGTGTGCCTCGCACGATGGAAATgaaagaaagggagagagatggaaaACTACGCATTTCATGGCTTCATTAGAATTACACACTCACACAGGCTTTGCAAGTCAAGTTTAACTGCAACGTCAACTTCCGAGACCCATCGGCCATCGCTCGGTAGAAGCCTAATCATTTCTTCATCTCTCATTTTCTCACATCAGCTACTCAAAGCATAAAACAGCGTGCGAGACCCAAGCACTATCCGGGTGATATCAGTAGCTGGCTACTACTAGCTGCTGTATGCATATGCCACCGTCGCTGTCAGCTGGTTCAATTCTGAACACATTTGTTGCCGCTTTTCTGCTTGACTTTCAGGACTTCGATTGGTGCAGAACTAAAGAAGAATCTGACTTGCATCGCAATATCGCACGGTATGACGCTACTTCTGAtctctgaaaaagaaaaggaagaggagttcGTTTTGCCAAtgtcaaatactccctccatcctataatataagagattttgattttttttttcaacgcttgattactcgtcttattcaaattttttgaaattattatttattttatttgtgacttactttattatacacagtactttaagcacaactttttgtttttatatttgaaagaaaaattaaataagacgagtggtcacatatttaagataaaaactcaaaatcctttgTATTATGGGACTGAGGTAGTAAAAGATATATTAAGCTAGTATTAACCCCTTTACGGCTTTGCTTTACCTACCGGTAACCGACTACGTCCTGGTAGGCTTCACATCCTTGTCACCGTCTTTTTGTCCTGATTAGTCCCACGCATTTTGTGGAAAAAGCTGGTGGTACGATCGACTCAGATATCAGAATGCTCATGAGAGGCTTCAACGACGTAGTATTAAAATCAGTGATAAGCTATGTGATAAACTGATAATGTGATTAACTGCACGGACTGTGTAGCAAATTTAACGCAGCTTTTTATAAGATCTGACAAATTAAGAGTCATTTTACGGTACCTCCCACTTAAGGTGGTAGTAGTGTAGTAGGAATaaatctcaccgttgattttgTTGGTCATTCTAATAATTTGTTTAAGTGAGGTGGAAGGGTAATCTTGTAATTGTGCTCCCGTGATAGATCAAACGGGCCAGGTTTGCAGACCCAATTTTATTTCATCGTGAGTTGACGAAGCAGAAGAGAACAGGAGGGACAGCCGCCGCCAAAATCTTGCGCTCCTAGCCGCCGTCCGCCTTCAATCTCTCCTCGTCGCGCAAGCATGGTCACCGCGGAACCATGCATAACTGTAATCAATCCCAAATTCATGCTTTACTGTAATTAAACCCACAACATGCATGCGTGAATGTTTAGTTGTTTTTAATCAATTTAGTTATCCCGATTGGCAATTGCATGTATCAATGTAATTAATCCAGATGCATGTGATCTGTTGTACGCTAGTTTTTCGTTTATTTGATCACGTCGGTCATGCCGGTTACCGAGCAGATTCCCCTCCCGTCAGTGGCCGGCCGTCACGATCTCGCGGACGCCGTGTccatgaggaggaggtggccctTCAGGGAGAAGCGAACGcggccggaggaagacggcCGCAGCGGCGAAGCCGCCCTGCTGAAAAGCTTTTATCCCTTTATTACTCTGTTCGTCGGACGGATCTACGGAATAGCGATGAACTACGAAACCCTTCAACAACTACGTATTTACATCAgtgccatgttttttttttctaaaataccCTTCTACTACACTACTACTCAATCTAATAGGTGCAATCTAATAGGTGCAGTAGAAACAAATATGATCTGTTGGATCTTATACAATAAACGGCTCGCATTCACTCAGAGGTACTCTAAAAAAATCCATTAAGATGCCCTGGATGCAGGAACCTCTCTGCAAATTGCTGGTGGAGCAGACAAATGAATTGGACGGGAAAGGGAACAGGTGAGAGGATGAAAAtgaaagatagagagagagaaggaaaaccACGGGATTATTCTGGTGGTATTTCACccggattttttttagatgatgGTATTTCACCCGGATAGAAAGAAGATATTCTCCTGGTAGTGGATTCGTGCCCCTCTTTTCTAAATCTGCTGCAAGACAGAGTTCTTAGTTTGGCGAGCACGGTTGACAAAGTTATTCAGAAATTATACTATTCTGCTTGTGATTCGCCAACTGGGCATTCATCTATGCAGATATTGAACTGATAATCTATACTATGCACAGAGATAACGTCAAAATTATGAAACCCAAACGAGCATTTTTTCCATCCCAAGCTGCAAGTTCCTCCATCCATCTTATATTATAATACActttattttttcaaacttttaagtttaatcaaatttatagaaaaatttagcaacatccacaataccaaattagtttataTTGAACATATTTCAATgatatatgcttattttgtgttaaaaactTTACTACatgtttttataaatttgattaaacctAAAAttatttaactagaaaaaaatcaaagcaactTATAGTATagtaaaatggagggagtagtataataTGGTTTAAATCTTAGTGCTCATGCGTAGATAGACTTTTAATATGATCTTAGTGAGAATGGGGATGGGCCATTGGTTTCCATTTGTTAGGGTCTTAGCTTAGGGAACATATTAATGGGATGTGAGTGTGTTGCTGCAGCTAATGAATGGTAATGCACAAGAACATATTCCgtgtaataaaaaaactaaaagcgAAGTGAgcgtagtttaatttgttaggTCAGCTCGCTTGGTTTAAATTCTGAATTAGATACACGTGCTCGCATTTACGACTAATTCAGCTCAATGGCGGAGCCAAGAATTTTTTTAAGCCCGGACAAGTCTAATGAATGGTAATGCACAAGAATCTTTCACATATGTAAGATTGTGCAAATAATATTTTTCACTAAAGTATCATCATGGTTCCTTGTATCAACTAAACGCCGTGACATTAAGTTTGAGCTAGAGCTAGATATAGATAAACACAGAGGATCCTAATCCAGTACAAATCTGATTGATTAATCAAATATAGATCACAATAAAGTAATGACTAATAGAAAAACAATTCTTATTAGCACTTCAGTGCTCCTGCTGATCGGCCAAACGCTGTGCTTGCTACTGCTCTTGCTGCCAAAAAAAAGTGCAGATTTTCATGCAGCTTCGCCAGCAAAACAGAGCAACCGATGTACTGATGCAGACCGAGGAGCCCGAGCAGCTGCCCAGCCTGGCCGGGCCCTAAATCCGCCCCTGATTCAGCTGATGTCCGTGCTGAATTCGTAAATTTTAAGATGTACCGAACCCGTAATTTTAGATGAGCTCATAGAAATAAGATATGTGTATGTTTTTACCGGGGTTAGTGCGTGCATTGTGAGCGCCACATTTGTCCcgtgtttttataaaaaaaaaatacgcaATAGCTTCACGCCAAGGTTCTCTGGTTGTGATCGATCGGAGCATCAGACAGCCAGGTCGGCGCGCCAGCTGCCGCCGCGAGAGCAGCCCGCGCGCGACACGAgaggccgcgcgcgccgccacaAGTCGCTCGCCAAAGCTGCGCGTGCAGCACAGCAGCCAGCCAAGCCAAGCCAGCCAGCACGCAACGCAACGcaacggcgcgcgcgcgggcgcgcggcgatCCCACCCAGTCACCCACAGCTCACGCCGCCGCGGGCCCACCCCCCGGCCCGCACACCATTTTGCCGTTCCGCCCCTGGAACCCGCGCGATTTAGCGCGCGCCCCTCGCATTTCTTTTCCCACCCAACCCACCCACACGGCCACACCACTCCACCACCAGAAGCGCAAGcgactcctctctctctcacctccgCTCGCCTCCGCGCCTCCGAGCACCAAACCCTAgatctcgcggcggcggcggcgaccggggaTGGCGAAGCCCTGGGGAGGCGTCGGCGCGTGGGCGCTGGACGCGGagcgcgccgaggaggaggagcgggagcaggcggcggcgttcccggcgcccgagccgcccgcggccgccggtggcgccgccaGCTTCCCGAGCctccgcgaggccgccgcggcggcgggcgggggcaagcagaagaagaagaacaagggcacCACCCTGTCGCTGTCCGAGTTCAGCGGGTACGGCGCGCAGGGGCAGCgtcggggcggcggtggcgccgccccCGTGGATCCGAGGGGGCTCACCCCCGAGGAGATGATGATGCTGCCCACCGGCCCCAGGGAGCGCTCCGCCGAGGAGCTCGACCGCTCCCGAGGGTTCCGCTCCTACGGCGGAGGGtttggcgccggcggcggggaccgCCGCGGCGGGTTCGACGACGACCGCCGCGGGCCCGGTAGGTCCTCGGATCTCGACATGCCCTCCCGCGCCGACGAGGCGGACAACTGGGGGACGAATAAGAGGTTCACGCCGGCTCTCGGCGACTCTGGCCGCCGTGATAGGTTCGGCGGCCCCTCCCCAGCCGGCCGCTCCGATGACATCGATGACTGGTCGCGCGACAAGAAGCCGATGCCATCGCGCTACCCAAGCCTCggttctggtggtggtggtggtggcggcttcCGTGAATCACCTGGTTTCCGCGACTCACCAGGCCCCTCCGACTCTGACCGTTGGTCTCGTGGTGGTAGCTTTGCGCCGATGCCGCACAACGGCGAGCGTGAGAGGCCGCGGCTCAACCTTGATCCACCGAAGCGGGATCCCTTGGCTACTGCTACGCCACCAGCTGAGGTGGCACGCAACCGGCCAAGCCCATTTGGGGCTGCAAGGCCCCGGGAGGAGGTGCTGGCTGAGAAAGGGTTGGATTGGAGGAAGATGGAGACCGAGATTGAACAGAAA
This window of the Oryza sativa Japonica Group chromosome 4, ASM3414082v1 genome carries:
- the LOC4336174 gene encoding eukaryotic translation initiation factor 4B1; this translates as MAKPWGGVGAWALDAERAEEEEREQAAAFPAPEPPAAAGGAASFPSLREAAAAAGGGKQKKKNKGTTLSLSEFSGYGAQGQRRGGGGAAPVDPRGLTPEEMMMLPTGPRERSAEELDRSRGFRSYGGGFGAGGGDRRGGFDDDRRGPGRSSDLDMPSRADEADNWGTNKRFTPALGDSGRRDRFGGPSPAGRSDDIDDWSRDKKPMPSRYPSLGSGGGGGGGFRESPGFRDSPGPSDSDRWSRGGSFAPMPHNGERERPRLNLDPPKRDPLATATPPAEVARNRPSPFGAARPREEVLAEKGLDWRKMETEIEQKTSRPTSSQSSRPNSAHSSRPGSPGSQVSAVGSEGAPRSRPKVNPFGNAKPREVVLQEKGKDWRKIDLELEHRAVNRPETNEERILKEEINLLKEKLKESEANKTDGPDQASPEDPEDLSEKITQMEKQLELLTIELDDKVRFGQRPGSGAGRVSAVPPAIAEEPQIVVSIVDRPRSRGGMEPFPKPAEERWGFQGSRERGSFGGSRSSDRPMTRQRW